In Tubulanus polymorphus chromosome 2, tnTubPoly1.2, whole genome shotgun sequence, a single window of DNA contains:
- the LOC141898690 gene encoding BTB/POZ domain-containing protein 16-like translates to MADTAQRLVSSHRSGHNFPSIPPKPNKGSISYPRSVLAAPLTALKGVLVDGREQAPHPQTPRCRIRKMVGFSNRWRLPQSLGSDLLGSSQAIRAIKSSYNGTMIHLISAESPKMSMNIDIAQPYTFRVNDDKPFINKTSQETRHLHTAPPSMQRGHAPIKTFIPSYARPATPLDIFLYHSKAGNNSSAPDVLLRCLKMNWELHRPVVQKSEALSRLLRTASSAKMRKYTKDNSTSETLDRFVRKSRYYDSNGGHDVNETSVPENVEDTLVDKDEAIKSYNPTKSSHVAVIKLKITDPKITKQALAVALGNLYHEEVDVEDSDVAGVLAAAHALKFKALSEGCVSLMLKTINVSTVCSYHQTAVKYGEENLIVACERWLELNLVPKLSTQIYLRQLPYSLLQKVLNSSRLFTYNEYCLYKMLTFWLFLHLNPDLQLMPSTTTVKTYFNCLPKSSSFLEHEVGQYYAPLFAALRLHGVLDTTSIHDIKQMNILPQSVVVNTLMKHYYALQGGGDMSLMSNFNYAAVRYGFILEEEPHYVSEIFSIHGFHFELRAAQKTEENGYEFYMQRLKPNDPLLSFRECERHTFSLRPDRDVRYCITVQTFNKGNHQWFSTGALCQKFGLTNKTNCSEVLSVSALEAPLHVTFSLLFPPS, encoded by the exons ATGGCGGACACGGCGCAGCGGTTGGTCTCTTCCCACCGTTCGGGTCACAATTTCCCTAGTATTCCTCCAAAGCCGAATAAAGGATCGATTTCGTACCCGAG GTCGGTGCTAGCAGCTCCATTGACAGCTTTGAAGGGTGTCCTAGTTGATGGAAGAGAACAAGCTCCT cATCCACAGACACCAAGATGCCGAATTCGAAAAATGGTGGGATTTAGTAATAGATGGAGATTACCTCAATCACTTGGCAGTGATTTACTTGGTTCTTCTCAAGCTATCAGGGCAATAAAAAGTTCTTATAATGGAACCATGATACATTTGATATCGG CTGAAAGTCCAAAGATGTCTATGAACATTGATATAGCGCAGCCATATACATTCAGAGTGAATGATGATAAGCCTTTTATTAACAAGACAAGCCAGGAAACTAGACATCTACACACTGCTCCACCATCAATGCAAAG AGGTCATGCTCCAATCAAGACATTCATTCCATCCTATGCTCGTCCAGCCACTCCCCTAGACATATTTTTGTATCATTCGAAGGCAGGTAACAACAGCAGCGCTCCAG ATGTGCTGTTGCGATGTCTTAAGATGAACTGGGAACTGCACCGACCAGTCGTCCAAAAATCTGAAGCGCTATCTAGACTTCTTCGTACGGCTTCTTCAGCTAAAATGCGTAAATATACTAAAGACAACTCGACTAGCGAAACCCTGGATAGATTTGTCAGGAAAAGTCGGTATTACGACAGTAATGGAGGGCATGATGTAAATGAAACAAGTGTTCCAGAGAATGTTGAAGATACTCTCGTTGATAAAGATGAAGCGATTAAGTCTTATAATCCGACTAAATCGAGTCATGTTGCTGTTATTAAGCTTAAGATTACTGAtccaaaaattacaaaacaag CTCTTGCTGTTGCTCTTGGTAACCTGTATCATGAAGAGGTTGATGTAGAAGATAGCGATGTTGCCGGTGTTCTTGCTGCTGCCCATGCTTTAAAATTCAAGGCACTATCAGAGGG ctGTGTATCTTTGATGCTGAAGACAATCAATGTGTCTACTGTTTGTTCTTATCACCAAACTGCTGTTAAG TATGGTGAAGAAAACCTGATTGTTGCATGTGAACGTTGGTTGGAATTAAACCTTGTACCAAAA TTGTCTACTCAGATCTACTTGCGGCAATTGCCTTACAGTTTATTACAGAAAGTATTGAATTCCTCGCG GCTGTTTACGTATAATGAGTACTGTCTTTACAAGATGCTAACATTTTGGCTGTTTCTACATTTGAATCCTGATCTGCAACTAATGCCTTCAACAACTACAGTTAAAACTTACTTCAACTG TTTGCCAAAGTCATCGTCATTTTTGGAGCATGAAGTAGGTCAATATTATGCCCCCCTGTTCGCTGCTCTTCGGCTTCATGGTGTACTTGACA CGACCAGTATTCATGAtatcaaacaaatgaatattctaCCTCAGTCAGTGGTCGTTAACACATTGATGAAACATTATTATGCC TTACAAGGTGGTGGGGACATGTCTCTGATGAGTAACTTCAATTATGCCGCAGTACGCTATGGATTCATTTTAGAAGAA GAGCCACATTACGTGTCAGAGATTTTTTCTatacatggatttcattttgaacTAAGGGCAGCCCAAAAGACAGAAGAAAACGGTTATGAGTTCTATATGCAA CGTTTAAAACCTAATGATCCATTGTTATCATTCCGAGAATGCGAACGCCATACATTCTCACTTCGTCCAGATCGTGATGTCAGATACTGTATCACAGTTCAAACATTCAACAAGGGCAATCATCAATGGTTTTCAACTGGTGCGTTATGTCAGAAATTTGGCTTGACGAACAAAACAAACTGCAGTGAA GTTTTGAGTGTATCAGCCCTCGAAGCACCACTTCATGTGACATTTAGCTTACTGTTTCCACCATCATAA
- the LOC141898691 gene encoding uncharacterized protein LOC141898691: MVNMGNPVIFIFITVIASFSLTRDTLAVSPTTVPVLTCISCSTDLKIFKEAGIDPCSDKYIRDYSAREEEDARLFGIQNITCLPNQLCFKDKSAIYTYENGKKFWNENHTTFRRGCGELPEKKSYPNHCYGDIGVQGRVDNCFCDTDVCNDAFSHQTHKSLTSLITMLFCVIFIQLT; this comes from the exons ATGGTGAATATGGGgaatccagtaattttcattttcatcaccgTGATCGCTTCATTTTCTCTAACACGAG ACACTTTAGCTGTATCGCCGACGACGGTACCGGTACTAACATGCATCTCATGTAGCACAGATCTTAAGATTTTCAAAGAAGCAGGCATCGATCCATGTTCTGATAAATATATTCGAGATTATTCTGCCCGCGAGGAAGAAGATGCGAGACTATTCGGGATCCAAAATATCACTTGTCTACCAAACCAGTTGTGCTTCAAAGACAAAAGTGCTATTTATACGTACGAGAATGGGAAAAAATTCTGGAACG AAAATCACACTACCTTCAGACGTGGTTGTGGAGAGTTACCCGAAAAGAAGTCGTACCCCAACCATTGTTACGGAGATATTGGCGTACAAGGAAGAGTTGATAACTGTTTTTGCGATACAGATGTGTGCAACGATGCCTTCTCTCACCAAACACATAAATCACTGACGTCATTAATTACTATGTTGTTTTGTGTTATCTTCATACAATTAACCTGA